One genomic segment of Natrialbaceae archaeon AArc-T1-2 includes these proteins:
- a CDS encoding acyl-CoA carboxylase subunit beta, with product MRVRLNEATTDEEAQAIATALATRYGEDVELYADGNDEPVATASPADDAGKVDDEIERTEREAQLRAEIEEILEGGPEKYRKRLDEHGKLFVRDRLELWFGADGLQFEDGKFANFDSWHPDGQDGEADSGNRLPADGLITGAAEFEGRTMHFMANDFTVKAGSMAERGVEKFLRMQRRALKSGRPVLYLMDSSGGRIDQQTGFFANREGIGKYYYNHSMLSGRVPQICVLYGPCIAGAAYTPVFADFTIMVRNMSAMAIASPRMVEMVTGEEIDLEDLGGPDVHARHSGSADLIAEDEEHARELVAKLIGYLPDNADETPPRTEGSEPARDPDGIDGVIPQEPNRGYDVFDVIERIVDADSVLELRPEFGTEIVTAFARIDGRPIGIVANQPAKRAGAIFPDAAEKAAQFIWTCDAYEIPLLYLCDTPGFMAGSQVEKDGILEQGKKMIYATSSATVPTQSVVVRKAYGAGIYAMAGPAYDPESVIALPSGEIAIMGPEAAINAVYANELAAIDDEDERARRERELREEYREDIDVHRMASEVVIDEIVPPSTLREELGARFAFYETVEKDLPEKKHGTIL from the coding sequence ATGAGAGTGAGACTCAACGAAGCGACGACCGACGAAGAGGCACAGGCGATCGCGACGGCACTCGCCACCCGGTACGGCGAGGACGTCGAACTCTATGCCGACGGGAACGACGAGCCGGTCGCGACCGCGAGCCCAGCGGATGACGCCGGCAAGGTCGACGACGAGATCGAGCGGACCGAACGCGAAGCGCAGTTGAGAGCGGAGATCGAAGAGATCCTCGAGGGTGGTCCCGAGAAGTACCGAAAACGGCTCGACGAGCACGGCAAACTGTTCGTCCGGGACCGCCTCGAGCTCTGGTTCGGGGCGGACGGCTTGCAGTTCGAGGACGGGAAGTTCGCCAACTTCGATTCGTGGCATCCCGACGGGCAAGACGGCGAGGCCGACTCCGGGAACCGGCTTCCTGCCGACGGGCTCATCACCGGAGCCGCCGAGTTCGAGGGACGAACGATGCACTTCATGGCCAACGACTTCACCGTCAAAGCGGGCTCGATGGCCGAACGCGGCGTCGAGAAGTTCCTCCGGATGCAACGGCGCGCACTGAAAAGCGGCCGGCCGGTGCTGTACCTGATGGATTCGTCGGGCGGACGGATCGACCAGCAGACGGGCTTTTTCGCCAATCGTGAGGGGATCGGGAAGTACTACTACAACCACTCGATGCTGTCGGGACGGGTCCCACAGATATGCGTGCTGTACGGCCCCTGTATCGCCGGTGCGGCCTACACGCCCGTCTTCGCCGACTTCACGATTATGGTCCGGAACATGTCCGCGATGGCCATCGCCTCTCCGCGGATGGTCGAGATGGTCACCGGCGAGGAGATCGACCTCGAGGATCTGGGCGGACCGGACGTCCACGCCCGCCACTCCGGCAGTGCGGACCTGATCGCGGAGGACGAAGAACACGCCCGCGAGCTCGTCGCGAAACTCATCGGCTACCTGCCGGACAACGCAGACGAGACGCCGCCGCGGACGGAGGGTAGTGAGCCGGCGCGCGATCCGGACGGTATCGACGGGGTAATTCCACAGGAGCCGAACCGGGGGTACGACGTGTTCGACGTCATCGAGCGGATCGTCGACGCCGATTCCGTCCTCGAACTACGCCCCGAGTTCGGCACGGAGATCGTCACGGCGTTCGCCCGAATCGACGGCCGCCCGATCGGCATCGTCGCCAACCAGCCCGCCAAGCGCGCGGGTGCGATCTTTCCCGACGCCGCCGAGAAAGCCGCCCAGTTCATCTGGACCTGTGACGCCTACGAGATCCCGCTTCTGTACCTGTGTGATACGCCCGGCTTCATGGCCGGCTCGCAGGTCGAGAAAGACGGTATTTTAGAGCAGGGAAAGAAGATGATCTACGCGACCTCGAGTGCGACCGTGCCGACGCAGTCGGTCGTCGTCCGGAAGGCCTACGGCGCGGGCATCTACGCGATGGCCGGTCCAGCCTACGACCCAGAAAGCGTCATCGCCCTTCCCTCGGGCGAGATTGCTATCATGGGTCCCGAAGCGGCGATCAACGCCGTCTACGCGAACGAGCTCGCAGCGATCGACGACGAGGACGAACGCGCACGAAGAGAACGGGAGCTACGCGAGGAGTACCGCGAGGACATCGACGTCCACCGGATGGCGAGCGAGGTCGTCATCGACGAGATCGTCCCTCCGTCGACGCTACGCGAGGAACTCGGGGCTCGCTTTGCGTTCTACGAGACGGTGGAGAAAGACCTGCCCGAGAAGAAACACGGCACCATCCTGTAA
- a CDS encoding universal stress protein gives MATIVAGTDADTNRARALAEGIVTIPGTDDLEAILVHVFDENPDDADVEQVASVRRAREILEDHGVEVTLEGTSGDAAPELIDTADDHDAEMIAVAGRKRSPTGKAIFGSVTQDVVLGTDRPVLVCSAERR, from the coding sequence ATGGCGACTATCGTCGCAGGAACCGACGCTGACACGAATCGGGCTCGGGCGCTCGCGGAGGGAATCGTGACGATCCCCGGGACGGACGACCTCGAAGCGATTCTGGTTCACGTTTTCGACGAGAACCCCGACGATGCGGACGTCGAACAGGTGGCCTCGGTCCGGCGAGCGCGCGAGATCCTCGAAGACCACGGCGTCGAGGTGACACTCGAAGGGACAAGCGGCGACGCAGCGCCCGAGTTGATCGACACGGCGGACGACCACGACGCCGAGATGATCGCCGTCGCCGGACGGAAGCGATCGCCGACGGGCAAGGCCATCTTCGGGAGCGTCACCCAGGACGTCGTTCTCGGAACCGACCGTCCTGTCCTCGTCTGTAGCGCCGAGCGTCGATGA
- a CDS encoding universal stress protein: MSRVLVPYDGSELSTAALEFALEDAVETDATVVALYVVEPFPDHTDAALTDREGKWQDRVEERAEAVFEVIRTVADETVDDDVDLEMEWRYGSPRYKIIDALEGEDVDQVVMGSHGRDGIERLILGSVAEHVMRRADVPVTVVR, translated from the coding sequence ATGTCTCGAGTACTCGTCCCGTACGACGGAAGCGAGCTCTCGACGGCGGCACTCGAGTTCGCACTCGAGGACGCAGTCGAGACGGACGCGACCGTCGTCGCTCTGTACGTCGTGGAACCGTTTCCGGACCACACCGACGCCGCCCTGACCGACAGGGAAGGAAAGTGGCAAGACCGGGTCGAAGAGCGTGCCGAGGCGGTGTTCGAGGTGATCCGAACGGTCGCGGACGAGACCGTCGACGACGACGTCGACCTCGAGATGGAGTGGCGCTACGGGAGTCCACGGTACAAGATCATCGACGCGCTCGAGGGCGAGGACGTCGACCAGGTCGTGATGGGGAGTCACGGCCGCGACGGGATCGAACGGCTCATTCTGGGAAGCGTCGCCGAGCACGTCATGCGTCGTGCGGACGTCCCGGTCACCGTGGTCCGGTGA
- a CDS encoding tRNA uridine(34) 5-carboxymethylaminomethyl modification radical SAM/GNAT enzyme Elp3, which produces MSTESSDPTETEAFEKVCETLVERILAGEIERDEVEKAKLEACSEHSAPKVPKNSELLDYAPKEYREDLEAVLQRKPVRTASGVSPVAIMTSPERCPHGKCLYCPGGPDSEFSSSQSYTGEEPAAARGVQNDYDPYGQVTLRLEQLREIGHPVDKVELILMGGTMTARSHDYQEWFVKRALEAMNDYDVEKAPEPAEGVSFAQDPEEYEFKYLEDVIAENERGDVRNIGTTFETKPDWCDPEQIDRMLELGGTKVEVGVQTTYERINREMHRGHGVAESIDANHRLRDAAFKVGFHMMPGQPGMSTEMCLEDFRRLFEHEQWKPDYLKIYPTLVVRGTATYDWWYRDEYDPLDNEEAAELIAEIKEMIPRYTRLQRVQRDIPADFIDAGVWKSNLRQLARKRMDEHGWNCECIRCREVGMNDAEPETVELDVMEYEACGGTEQFISFEDFETDLLVGFCRLRFPNEPVRPELENAALVRELHVYGSEVTMGDESESGQHQHQGYGRQLMERAEELAADAGYDKLSVISGIGAREYYREKLGYHQDGPYVSKRL; this is translated from the coding sequence GTGAGTACCGAGTCGTCTGATCCGACCGAGACCGAAGCGTTCGAGAAGGTCTGTGAGACGCTCGTCGAGCGCATTCTGGCGGGTGAGATCGAACGCGACGAGGTCGAAAAAGCCAAACTCGAGGCCTGTTCGGAACACTCGGCACCGAAGGTACCGAAGAACTCGGAATTGCTGGACTACGCGCCCAAGGAGTACCGCGAGGACTTAGAGGCGGTGCTCCAGCGCAAACCCGTTCGTACGGCCTCGGGCGTCTCGCCGGTCGCGATCATGACCTCGCCAGAGCGCTGTCCCCACGGGAAGTGTCTGTACTGCCCCGGCGGCCCCGATTCGGAGTTTTCCTCCTCGCAGAGCTACACCGGCGAGGAACCCGCCGCCGCTCGCGGCGTCCAGAACGATTACGATCCGTACGGGCAGGTGACCCTGCGCTTAGAGCAACTCCGTGAGATCGGCCACCCGGTCGACAAGGTCGAACTCATCCTGATGGGCGGGACGATGACCGCCCGTTCTCACGACTACCAGGAGTGGTTCGTCAAGCGGGCCTTAGAGGCGATGAACGACTACGACGTCGAGAAAGCGCCCGAGCCCGCCGAAGGAGTCAGCTTCGCCCAGGACCCCGAGGAGTACGAGTTCAAATACCTCGAGGACGTTATCGCCGAAAACGAGCGGGGCGACGTTCGCAACATCGGGACGACCTTCGAGACGAAACCCGACTGGTGTGATCCCGAGCAGATCGACCGGATGCTTGAGCTGGGCGGGACGAAAGTCGAGGTCGGCGTCCAGACGACCTACGAGCGGATAAACCGCGAGATGCACCGCGGCCACGGCGTCGCCGAGTCGATCGATGCCAATCACCGGCTTCGCGACGCCGCGTTCAAGGTCGGCTTTCACATGATGCCGGGCCAGCCCGGGATGTCGACGGAGATGTGTCTCGAGGACTTCCGGCGGCTGTTCGAACACGAGCAGTGGAAACCCGACTACCTCAAGATCTACCCCACCCTCGTCGTCCGCGGGACGGCGACGTACGACTGGTGGTACAGAGACGAGTACGACCCCCTCGACAACGAGGAGGCCGCTGAACTGATCGCCGAGATCAAGGAGATGATTCCCCGTTATACGCGTCTTCAGCGCGTCCAGCGGGACATCCCCGCCGACTTCATCGACGCTGGCGTCTGGAAGTCGAACCTCCGCCAGCTCGCCCGAAAGCGAATGGACGAACACGGCTGGAACTGTGAGTGTATCCGCTGTCGTGAGGTCGGGATGAACGACGCCGAGCCAGAGACGGTCGAACTCGACGTGATGGAGTACGAGGCCTGTGGCGGTACCGAACAGTTCATCTCGTTCGAAGACTTCGAGACGGACCTGCTCGTGGGCTTCTGTCGGCTGCGTTTTCCGAACGAGCCGGTACGACCCGAACTCGAGAACGCCGCCTTGGTCCGCGAACTACACGTCTACGGCTCGGAAGTCACCATGGGCGACGAGAGCGAGAGCGGCCAGCACCAGCATCAGGGGTACGGTCGTCAGCTGATGGAACGCGCCGAGGAACTCGCCGCCGACGCCGGCTACGACAAACTCAGCGTGATCTCGGGGATCGGTGCCCGGGAGTACTACCGCGAGAAACTCGGCTATCACCAGGACGGGCCGTACGTGAGCAAACGGCTTTGA
- a CDS encoding IclR family transcriptional regulator, with the protein MSDDGTIQSVANAFEIVESLSHNGGQTASELASELDIPVSTAHNYLHTLTETGFVVRTGTVYRPGTRFLEVGERRRQRMTVVRAAESTLPKLAAETGEHVSLMIEENGLGVVVDLETGAEAIDLDSFRGVRMPLHTIAAGKAILAHLPRDRLDGIIDRYGLEQLTENTITDRETLYDHVVRIRERGYAVDRGERMSGMTCIAAPILDRNDEVRAAVCVCSPSHRVDDDRLEEIATAVQRGANVVQVNVDYS; encoded by the coding sequence ATGAGCGACGACGGAACCATCCAATCCGTGGCCAACGCGTTCGAGATCGTCGAGTCGCTGTCGCACAACGGGGGCCAGACGGCGTCGGAGCTGGCGTCGGAACTCGACATTCCGGTCAGCACCGCCCACAACTACCTCCACACGCTCACCGAAACCGGGTTCGTCGTCCGCACCGGCACCGTCTACCGACCCGGGACACGCTTTCTCGAGGTCGGCGAGCGACGGCGACAGCGCATGACGGTCGTCCGCGCTGCGGAGTCGACGCTCCCGAAACTCGCCGCTGAGACGGGCGAGCACGTCTCTCTCATGATAGAAGAGAACGGACTGGGCGTAGTGGTCGACCTCGAGACTGGCGCCGAGGCGATCGATCTCGACTCGTTTCGCGGCGTTCGGATGCCGCTTCACACGATCGCAGCTGGGAAGGCCATTCTCGCACACCTACCACGGGACCGCCTCGACGGAATCATCGATCGATACGGTCTCGAGCAGCTGACGGAGAACACGATCACCGACCGGGAGACGCTGTACGACCACGTCGTACGGATCCGCGAACGCGGGTACGCGGTCGATCGAGGTGAACGGATGTCGGGGATGACGTGTATCGCGGCACCGATTCTCGATCGAAACGACGAGGTTCGGGCCGCCGTCTGCGTCTGTAGCCCGTCACACCGGGTCGACGATGATCGACTCGAGGAGATCGCTACCGCGGTACAGCGTGGGGCAAACGTCGTGCAGGTGAACGTCGATTACTCCTGA
- a CDS encoding DHH family phosphoesterase, with translation MGNCIICGKPVDGLVCATHEEDVVFEFDGDDPSQLTPDRYYRGVVDGYADFGVFVDLGDHVTGLLHRSELDRRLESLDWEPGDTVYVQVLDVRDNGNVDLGWSIRQDDREFRGTLIDAPDGEYRLDDVEGEEDEYETDESTPAESPADEPAPDESATTTNGGDTTPAEEGESEPATPTMEIEEPEPPLKRTTIDALAEQVGSVVRLEGEITGARQTSGPTVFELSDETATVECAAFEEAGVRAYPAVEVGDVVRLEGEVERHQGDLQVETETLEILEDEDREDVRARLEDAIEQQARPERVEPLAGHDAIVAIEDELVEAATAIRRAVTEARPIVVRHTATADGYVAGAALERAVLPLIREKHTRDDAEYHYFERRPLDGQVYDMDAATDDVTSMLEARDRHGEQLPLVVLVDAGSTVESADGYDLLEVYGADRLVIDDSHADEAILEDVSLAVNPTLADAGDVTTTAVAVNVAVHVNDEVYEDLGHLPAVSYWEDTPEVYAELAAEAGYDETDISERREAVALEAYYQSYKDKRELIADLLFDDAGDLASHVSGQFRDKLETELETARENLETESVGDVTVAVLDTEAFTHRFDFPPTDLLLDELHRRDREGDRFVTLGLDEDELHVRSTTSVDVRELGETIAETTPDAGVRVVGGHDGYIEFLAGERDAVREAALEALGETLA, from the coding sequence ATGGGTAACTGTATCATCTGCGGCAAGCCCGTCGATGGCTTGGTCTGTGCGACCCACGAGGAGGACGTCGTCTTCGAGTTCGACGGCGACGACCCCTCGCAGCTTACCCCCGACCGGTACTATCGGGGGGTCGTCGACGGATACGCCGACTTCGGCGTCTTCGTCGACCTGGGCGACCACGTCACCGGGCTGTTGCACCGAAGCGAACTCGACCGCCGGCTCGAGAGTTTAGACTGGGAGCCCGGCGACACCGTCTACGTACAGGTACTGGACGTCAGAGACAACGGCAACGTCGACCTCGGCTGGTCGATCCGTCAGGACGACCGCGAGTTCCGCGGGACGTTGATCGACGCCCCCGACGGCGAGTACCGTCTGGACGACGTCGAGGGAGAGGAAGACGAATACGAGACAGACGAGTCGACGCCAGCGGAATCGCCCGCCGACGAACCGGCTCCCGACGAGTCGGCCACCACCACGAACGGTGGGGATACGACGCCGGCCGAAGAGGGAGAGAGCGAGCCCGCCACGCCGACGATGGAGATCGAAGAGCCCGAGCCGCCGCTCAAACGAACGACGATCGACGCCCTCGCCGAGCAGGTCGGCTCCGTCGTCCGCCTCGAGGGCGAGATCACCGGCGCACGCCAGACCAGCGGACCGACGGTGTTCGAACTCAGCGACGAGACCGCCACCGTCGAGTGTGCCGCCTTCGAGGAGGCCGGCGTTCGCGCGTATCCGGCCGTCGAGGTCGGCGACGTCGTCCGTCTCGAGGGCGAGGTCGAACGCCACCAGGGCGATCTGCAGGTCGAGACCGAAACCCTCGAAATCCTCGAGGACGAGGATCGAGAGGACGTCCGGGCTCGACTCGAGGACGCCATCGAACAGCAAGCCCGCCCCGAGCGCGTCGAACCACTCGCCGGCCACGACGCCATCGTCGCGATCGAAGACGAACTCGTCGAGGCGGCGACCGCGATCCGCCGGGCCGTCACGGAGGCCCGTCCGATCGTGGTTCGTCACACTGCCACTGCCGACGGCTACGTCGCCGGCGCGGCACTCGAGCGAGCCGTCCTGCCGCTGATCCGTGAGAAACACACCCGCGACGACGCCGAGTACCACTACTTCGAACGGCGACCGCTCGACGGACAGGTCTACGACATGGACGCCGCCACCGACGACGTCACCTCGATGCTCGAGGCCCGCGACCGTCACGGCGAACAGCTGCCGCTCGTCGTTCTCGTCGACGCCGGTTCGACCGTCGAGTCGGCGGACGGCTACGACCTGCTCGAGGTCTACGGCGCGGATCGACTGGTGATCGACGACAGCCACGCCGACGAGGCGATCCTCGAAGACGTCTCGCTCGCGGTCAATCCGACGCTTGCCGACGCCGGCGACGTGACCACCACGGCGGTGGCCGTCAACGTCGCCGTCCACGTCAACGACGAGGTGTACGAGGATCTCGGCCACCTCCCCGCCGTCAGCTACTGGGAGGACACGCCCGAGGTCTACGCCGAGCTCGCGGCCGAGGCCGGCTACGACGAGACCGACATCTCCGAACGCCGCGAGGCCGTCGCGCTCGAGGCGTACTACCAGTCTTACAAGGACAAACGCGAGCTGATCGCGGACCTGCTGTTCGACGACGCCGGCGACCTCGCGTCCCACGTCTCCGGGCAGTTCCGTGACAAACTCGAGACCGAACTCGAGACGGCCCGAGAGAACTTGGAGACGGAGTCGGTCGGTGACGTCACCGTCGCGGTGCTTGACACCGAGGCGTTTACACACCGGTTCGACTTCCCGCCGACGGATCTGTTGCTCGACGAGTTACACCGTCGCGACCGCGAGGGCGACCGGTTCGTCACCCTCGGACTCGACGAAGACGAACTCCACGTTCGTTCGACCACGTCGGTCGACGTCCGCGAACTCGGCGAGACGATCGCCGAGACGACTCCCGACGCCGGCGTCCGCGTCGTCGGCGGTCACGACGGCTACATCGAGTTCCTCGCGGGCGAACGCGACGCGGTTCGGGAAGCCGCACTCGAGGCGCTCGGCGAGACGCTCGCGTAG
- a CDS encoding MaoC family dehydratase, giving the protein MTGQYYEEFTVGETIEHERRRTISESDNQRFCDMTMNQQPLHLDETIAADTEFGKRLVNGIYTMALAVGISIPETTDGTIVANLSYDDVEHPEPVFHGDTIRVQSTVTDKRETTDGDRGVVTMHVEVFKVNDPDEPLVCEFDRTVLSLKRRASSE; this is encoded by the coding sequence ATGACCGGTCAGTACTACGAGGAGTTTACGGTCGGAGAGACGATCGAACACGAACGCAGACGAACGATCAGCGAGAGCGACAATCAGCGATTCTGTGACATGACGATGAATCAGCAGCCGCTACATCTCGACGAGACGATCGCTGCCGACACCGAGTTCGGAAAGCGGCTGGTCAACGGCATCTACACGATGGCACTCGCCGTCGGCATCTCGATTCCGGAGACGACGGACGGTACGATCGTCGCGAATCTCTCCTACGACGATGTCGAACACCCCGAACCCGTCTTCCACGGCGATACGATCCGGGTCCAGTCGACGGTGACGGACAAACGGGAAACGACAGACGGCGACCGCGGCGTCGTGACGATGCACGTCGAGGTCTTCAAGGTAAACGATCCCGACGAACCACTTGTCTGTGAGTTCGACCGGACTGTTCTCTCGTTGAAACGTCGAGCGTCGAGCGAGTGA
- a CDS encoding archaea-specific SMC-related protein yields the protein MSKQRTTGVELRVQNIGGIDSTSVTFDSGITVLSGRNATNRTSLLKATMAALGSDETALKSDADRGEVELALDGETYTRTLARQGTTIRTDGDPYLEDPELADLFAFLLESNEARQAVARGDDLREIIMRPVDTDEIQARITQIQAERRDLEDELDAIDEQADRLPRLEEQRTELQSEIESTRSQLEELEAEIEESDVDETATEQDDELEATLAELRSTRESLEDVRYELETERESLSSLEDELEGLEVDDVDPDEIEEELEWLRSQLDRLRSRKGDLDARLDDLQSIIRFNEETLEDRDPDVSLSDESGSVTEQLAADRTVTCWTCGTDVERDQIESTIGQLRELRQDLLGDRKEIQAEINEHSDRRRELQSTLDERERTINRRESLQSERETRQDRIDDLEEQATELEATIDELEAEVDTLDTDDRSEVVDKHKQANELEFQLGRSQQRLESVEEKIETIEKRLEDRESMTDRVDEINDELESLRTRVEDIEREAVEQFNYHMDELVDVLGYSNIERIWIERLKQEGRRGTPESSFELHVVRATDDGTTYEDVVDNLSESEREITGLVFALAGYLVHDVYETVPFMLLDSLEAIDAERIATLLEYLADYAEYLVVALLTEDAQAVDERHQRIETI from the coding sequence ATGAGTAAACAGCGAACGACTGGAGTAGAGCTTCGAGTGCAAAATATTGGCGGCATCGATTCGACGTCGGTCACGTTCGACTCTGGAATAACCGTTCTCTCCGGCCGGAACGCAACGAACCGGACGTCCCTGTTGAAGGCGACGATGGCTGCGCTTGGCAGCGACGAAACGGCACTGAAAAGTGACGCAGACCGGGGCGAGGTAGAACTCGCGCTCGACGGCGAAACGTACACCAGGACGCTAGCTCGACAGGGAACGACCATCCGAACGGACGGCGATCCCTACCTCGAGGACCCCGAACTCGCAGATCTATTCGCGTTCTTGCTCGAATCGAACGAGGCTCGCCAGGCGGTCGCCCGCGGCGACGACCTCCGCGAGATCATCATGCGTCCCGTCGACACGGACGAGATTCAGGCCCGTATCACCCAGATCCAGGCCGAACGACGCGACCTCGAGGACGAACTCGACGCGATCGACGAGCAAGCCGACCGCCTGCCTAGACTCGAAGAGCAACGGACCGAGCTGCAATCGGAAATCGAGTCGACGCGTTCCCAGCTCGAGGAACTGGAAGCGGAGATCGAGGAGTCAGACGTCGACGAGACGGCGACGGAGCAAGACGACGAACTCGAGGCGACGCTTGCGGAGTTGCGCTCGACGCGTGAATCGCTCGAGGACGTCCGGTACGAACTCGAGACCGAACGCGAGAGCCTCTCGTCGCTTGAGGACGAACTCGAAGGTCTCGAGGTCGACGACGTCGATCCCGACGAGATCGAAGAGGAACTCGAGTGGCTTCGAAGCCAACTCGACCGGCTGCGCTCTCGAAAGGGTGATCTCGACGCGCGACTCGACGACTTACAGAGCATCATCAGGTTCAACGAGGAGACACTCGAGGACCGCGATCCCGACGTTTCGCTCTCGGACGAGAGCGGGTCCGTCACGGAACAGCTCGCCGCCGATCGGACCGTCACCTGCTGGACCTGCGGGACGGACGTCGAGCGCGACCAGATCGAGTCGACGATCGGCCAGCTTCGCGAGCTGCGCCAGGATCTGCTGGGTGATCGCAAGGAGATCCAGGCCGAGATCAACGAACACAGCGACCGACGACGGGAGCTTCAGTCGACGCTCGACGAGCGCGAGCGGACGATCAACCGCCGGGAGTCGCTGCAGTCAGAGAGAGAAACCCGCCAGGACCGCATCGACGACCTCGAGGAGCAAGCGACGGAGCTCGAGGCGACGATCGACGAACTCGAAGCGGAAGTCGATACGCTCGACACCGACGACCGCAGCGAGGTCGTCGACAAACACAAGCAAGCGAACGAACTCGAGTTCCAACTGGGCCGGAGTCAACAACGGCTCGAGTCCGTCGAAGAGAAGATCGAGACGATCGAGAAACGGCTCGAGGACCGCGAATCGATGACCGACCGCGTTGACGAGATCAACGACGAACTCGAGTCGCTTCGTACGCGCGTCGAGGACATCGAACGCGAGGCAGTCGAACAGTTCAACTATCACATGGACGAGTTGGTCGACGTCCTCGGATACTCGAACATCGAACGGATCTGGATCGAGCGGCTCAAACAGGAGGGAAGACGAGGAACGCCGGAGTCGTCGTTCGAACTCCACGTCGTTCGGGCGACCGACGACGGGACGACCTACGAGGACGTCGTCGACAACTTGAGCGAGAGCGAACGGGAGATCACCGGATTGGTATTTGCGCTCGCCGGCTACCTGGTCCACGACGTCTACGAGACGGTTCCGTTCATGCTGCTCGACTCGCTCGAGGCGATCGACGCCGAACGAATCGCGACGCTGCTCGAGTACCTCGCCGACTACGCCGAGTACCTGGTCGTCGCCTTGCTTACCGAGGACGCTCAGGCCGTCGACGAGAGACACCAGCGCATCGAGACGATCTAG